In the Agrococcus sp. Marseille-Q4369 genome, one interval contains:
- a CDS encoding ISL3 family transposase has product MFHATFATPDLTTFCGLDELGLEVVGQRLEPDRVVLECRLAETDPWCRSCGAEGVPRGTVTRRLAHEPFGHRPTTLLVRVRRYRCSPCGRTWRQDTTAAAPARAKLSRGGLRWALEGIVIDHLSMARVAAGLGVAWHTANDAVLAEGRRLLIDDPARLEGVTTLGVDEHVWRHTRRGDRYVTVVIDLTPIRDGTGPARLLDMVPGRSKQAFKTWLAARPTAWRDRLTVVAMDGFAGFKTAAAEEVPDAVAVMDPFHVVRLAGDALDDCRRRVQQHIHGHRGRRGVPLYGARRTLHTGLRFLTDRQGARLDALFADERHGAVEVTCEFYQRLVTAYREPDRAKAKQLMQALIEAIGSGVPQALKEIGKLGRTLKRRAADVLAYFDRPGTSNGPTEAINGRLEHLRGSALGFRNLSNYIARSLLEAGGFRPVLHPQMR; this is encoded by the coding sequence GTGTTCCACGCTACCTTCGCGACCCCTGACCTGACCACGTTCTGCGGCCTGGACGAGCTCGGTCTGGAGGTCGTCGGGCAGCGCCTCGAGCCGGATCGGGTGGTGCTGGAGTGCCGGCTGGCCGAGACCGATCCGTGGTGCCGGAGCTGCGGCGCCGAGGGCGTGCCGCGAGGCACGGTGACGCGTCGGTTGGCGCACGAGCCGTTCGGTCACCGGCCGACGACGCTGCTGGTGCGCGTGCGCCGCTACCGCTGCTCACCGTGCGGCCGGACGTGGCGGCAGGACACGACGGCGGCAGCGCCGGCGCGAGCGAAGCTCTCCCGCGGCGGTCTGCGGTGGGCGCTGGAGGGCATTGTCATCGACCACCTCTCGATGGCCCGCGTCGCGGCCGGGCTGGGCGTGGCCTGGCACACGGCCAACGACGCGGTGCTGGCCGAGGGACGGCGGCTGCTGATCGACGACCCGGCACGGCTGGAGGGCGTGACCACGCTCGGCGTTGACGAGCATGTCTGGCGTCACACCAGGCGCGGCGACAGATACGTGACCGTCGTCATCGACCTCACCCCGATCCGCGACGGCACCGGCCCGGCACGCCTGCTCGACATGGTCCCTGGCCGCTCGAAGCAGGCGTTCAAGACCTGGCTCGCGGCCCGCCCGACAGCGTGGCGCGACCGACTCACGGTGGTGGCGATGGACGGCTTCGCCGGCTTCAAGACCGCTGCCGCGGAAGAGGTGCCGGACGCGGTCGCGGTCATGGATCCGTTCCACGTCGTCCGCCTTGCCGGCGACGCGCTGGACGACTGCCGCAGGCGCGTCCAGCAGCACATCCACGGTCATCGAGGCCGCAGGGGCGTTCCGCTCTACGGCGCCCGCCGCACCCTGCACACCGGGCTGCGGTTCCTCACCGATCGGCAAGGCGCGCGACTGGACGCGCTGTTCGCCGATGAGCGGCATGGCGCGGTCGAGGTCACGTGTGAGTTCTATCAGCGGCTCGTGACCGCCTACCGCGAGCCCGACAGGGCGAAGGCGAAGCAGTTGATGCAGGCGCTGATCGAAGCGATCGGATCGGGCGTCCCGCAAGCGCTCAAGGAGATCGGCAAGCTCGGGCGGACGCTGAAGCGACGGGCCGCCGACGTGCTCGCCTACTTCGACCGACCCGGCACTTCGAACGGTCCGACCGAGGCGATCAACGGTCGCCTTGAGCACCTCCGCGGCTCCGCGCTCGGCTTCCGGAACCTCAGCAACTACATCGCCCGGTCCCTGCTCGAAGCCGGCGGCTTCAGACCGGTGCTACACCCTCAAATGCGATGA